The Manihot esculenta cultivar AM560-2 chromosome 11, M.esculenta_v8, whole genome shotgun sequence genome includes a region encoding these proteins:
- the LOC110625528 gene encoding pyrophosphate-energized vacuolar membrane proton pump has product MGSAVLSELGTEILVPVCAVVGIVFSLVQWYLVSRVTLTAERQGPGSSPSGANKNGYNDYLIEEEEGLNDPSVVAKCAEIQNAISEGATSFLFTEYQYVGVFMVAFAILIFLFLGSVEGFSTKSQPCTYDKQKTCKPALATAIFSTVSFLLGAFTSVVSGFLGMKIATYANARTTLEARKGVGKAFITAFRSGAVMGFLLAANGLLVLFIAINLFKLYYGEDWEGLFESITGYGLGGSSMALFGRVGGGIYTKAADVGADLVGKVERNIPEDDPRNPAVIADNVGDNVGDIAGMGSDLFGSYAESSCAALVVASISSFGINHEFTSMLYPLLISSVGILVCLITTLFATDFFEIKAVKEIEPALKKQLIISTVLMTVGIAIVTWIALPSSFSIYNFGTQKVVKNWQLFLCVAVGLWAGLIIGFVTEYYTSNAYSPVQDVADSCRTGAATNVIFGLALGYKSVIIPIFAIAISIFVSFSFAAMYGIAVAALGMLSTIATGLAIDAYGPISDNAGGIAEMAGMSHRIRERTDALDAAGNTTAAIGKGFAIGSAALVSLALFGAFVSRASISTVDVLTPKVFIGLIVGAMLPYWFSAMTMKSVGSAALKMVEEVRRQFNTIPGLMEGHTKPDYATCVKISTDASIKEMIPPGALVMLTPLIVGIFFGVETLSGVLAGSLVSGVQIAISASNTGGAWDNAKKYIEAGASEHARTLGPKGSEPHKAAVIGDTIGDPLKDTSGPSLNILIKLMAVESLVFAPFFATHGGLLFKIF; this is encoded by the exons ATGGGATCGGCTGTGTTGTCGGAGCTGGGGACGGAGATACTGGTGCCAGTATGCGCTGTGGTTGGCATCGTCTTCTCATTAGTTCAGTGGTACTTGGTCTCGCGCGTGACGCTCACGGCGGAACGCCAGGGACCCGGGTCGTCCCCAAGTGGTGCTAACAAGAATGGCTACAATGATTACCTGATTGAAGAAGAGGAAGGTCTCAATGACCCCAGCGTTGTGGCCAAGTGCGCAGAGATACAGAATGCAATCTCTGAAG GTGCCACATCTTTTCTGTTCACTGAATATCAGTATGTGGGGGTCTTCATGGTGGCTTTTGCAATTCTGATCTTCCTTTTTCTGGGTTCTGTTGAGGGCTTTAGCACAAAGAGCCAACCTTGCACTTATGATAAACAGAAGACGTGCAAGCCAGCACTTGCTACTGCAATATTCAGCACTGTCTCATTTTTGCTTGGTGCTTTCACCTCAGTTGTCTCTGGCTTCCTAGGGATGAAAATTGCTACCTATGCCAATGCAAGAACAACTTTGGAAGCAAGAAAGGGTGTTGGCAAGGCTTTTATTACTGCATTTAGGTCTGGTGCAGTAATGGGTTTTCTCCTTGCTGCAAATGGTCTACTAGTTCTCTTCATTGCTATAAATCTCTTCAAGCTTTACTACGGTGAAGATTGGGAAGGACTCTTTGAATCTATTACTGGCTATGGTCTTGGGGGTTCTTCCATGGCTCTCTTTGGAAGGGTTGGTGGTGGTATTTATACCAAAGCTGCTGATGTTGGTGCAGATCTTGTGGGAAAGGTTGAGAGAAACATTCCAGAAGATGATCCTAGAAACCCAGCG GTCATTGCTGACAATGTTGGTGACAATGTTGGAGATATTGCTGGTATGGGGTCTGATCTTTTTGGCTCATATGCTGAGTCATCTTGTGCTGCTCTTGTTGTTGCCTCCATCTCATCTTTTGGAATCAACCATGAATTCACTTCCATGCTGTATCCTCTGCTCATTAGTTCTGTGGGTATCCTCGTTTGTTTGATCACAACCCTCTTCGCTACTGATTTCTTTGAAATCAAGGCTGTAAAGGAAATTGAACCAGCATTGAAGAAGCAGCTCATTATCTCCACTGTTCTTATGACTGTGGGCATTGCAATTGTAACCTGGATTGCCTTGCCTTCATCTTTCTCAATTTACAATTTTGGAACACAGAAGGTTGTCAAGAACTG GCAGTTGTTCTTGTGCGTGGCTGTTGGTCTTTGGGCTGGACTTATTATTGGATTTGTTACTGAGTATTACACAAGCAATGCGTACAG CCCTGTGCAAGATGTCGCCGACTCCTGCAGGACTGGTGCTGCAACTAATGTCATCTTTGGCCTTGCCTTGGGATACAAATCTGTAATCATTCCAATTTTTGCCATAGCAATTAGTATTTTTGTTAGTTTTAGTTTTGCAGCCATGTATGGCATTGCTGTGGCTGCTCTTGGAATGTTAAGCACCATTGCCACTGGATTGGCCATTGATGCCTATGGTCCAATCAGTGATAATGCTGGAGGCATTGCTGAGATGGCTGGCATGAGCCACCGCATCCGTGAACGAACTGATGCACTTGATGCAGCCGGCAACACCACTGCTGCTATTGGAAAG GGATTTGCCATTGGATCTGCTGCACTTGTGTCTTTGGCTCTGTTTGGTGCTTTTGTCAGCCGTGCATCTATTTCAACTGTTGATGTTTTGACCCCAAAGGTCTTCATTGGTCTGATCGTGGGTGCCATGCTTCCTTATTGGTTCTCTGCCATGACCATGAAGAGTGTGGGAAGTGCAGCTCTGAAGATGGTTGAAGAGGTCCGCAGGCAGTTCAACACCATTCCTGGTCTTATGGAGGGTCATACCAAGCCTGATTATGCTACATGTGTCAAGATCTCTACTGATGCATCCATCAAAGAGATGATTCCACCAGGTGCCCTTGTCATGCTTACACCCCTTATTGTTGGAATCTTCTTTGGCGTTGAAACTCTCTCTGGTGTTCTGGCTGGTTCCCTTGTTTCTGGTGTTCAG ATAGCAATTTCTGCATCCAACACTGGTGGTGCTTGGGATAATGCTAAGAAGTATATTGAG GCTGGTGCTTCAGAGCATGCAAGGACACTAGGCCCAAAAGGTTCAGAGCCACACAAAGCAGCTGTGATTGGAGACACCATCGGTGACCCACTCAAGGACACCTCAGGCCCATCACTCAACATTCTCATCAAGCTCATGGCTGTGGAATCTCTCGTCTTCGCTCCCTTCTTTGCCACACACGGTGGCCTGCTTTTCAAGATATTCTGA